The following proteins are co-located in the Synergistaceae bacterium genome:
- the secD gene encoding protein translocase subunit SecD: MLRKDRIRLWGVLAVIVVALVWSWPIVGKLNLGLDLKGGAHIVLQAKDTPDNPIGNDGIDRLVAVLRNRVDQFGVAEPLIQKSGEDRVIVDLPGVQDPAAALELIGKTALLEFREVLDQSESAPPAPQRANYDSDEQFTRAQERWKTAAESSENALPRFEERAKTVEGAIVSRGEGDRHVYYLLGRALVTGKDLKKAGLNPDSLGRMGVSISFNDEGAKAFEEATGRLVGKQLAIVLDGVTISAPVVQDRIAGGNAQITGRFTTDEATRLAIMLNAGALPVEVDVAENRSVGPSLGADSVRQGLHAGLIGGGLVFVFMLIYYRFKGLAADVALAVTLLLVFTGLIAFHSTLTLPGIAGIILTIGMAVDGNVLIYERIQEELRSGKTPLAALDSGFRKALVTILDSNITTLIAALVLFYFGTGSVRGFGVTLSIGLVASVFSNVVVTRAFLQLFVSTKKHALKQN, encoded by the coding sequence ATGCTTCGTAAAGACCGTATACGACTGTGGGGCGTTCTGGCAGTGATTGTCGTGGCGCTGGTATGGTCGTGGCCGATAGTGGGGAAGCTGAATTTGGGGCTCGATCTGAAGGGCGGCGCGCACATCGTCCTTCAGGCCAAAGATACGCCGGACAATCCGATCGGCAATGATGGAATCGACAGGCTGGTGGCGGTTTTGCGCAACCGTGTGGACCAGTTTGGCGTGGCGGAGCCGCTCATTCAGAAAAGCGGAGAGGATCGGGTCATTGTGGATCTGCCCGGGGTGCAGGACCCCGCCGCGGCTCTGGAGCTGATCGGGAAGACCGCGCTTCTGGAGTTCCGTGAGGTTCTGGACCAGAGCGAGTCCGCGCCGCCGGCTCCTCAGAGGGCAAATTACGACAGCGACGAACAGTTCACCCGGGCTCAGGAGCGCTGGAAAACCGCCGCGGAGTCCTCGGAGAACGCGCTGCCCCGCTTCGAAGAGCGGGCGAAAACAGTTGAAGGCGCCATCGTTTCCCGCGGAGAAGGCGACCGGCACGTGTACTATCTTTTGGGCAGGGCTCTGGTTACGGGGAAGGACCTTAAAAAGGCCGGCCTGAACCCGGACAGCCTTGGCCGAATGGGCGTTTCGATTTCCTTCAACGACGAGGGGGCGAAGGCCTTCGAGGAGGCCACGGGCCGCCTTGTGGGCAAACAGCTGGCGATCGTTCTGGACGGTGTGACGATATCGGCGCCGGTGGTGCAGGACAGAATAGCCGGGGGAAACGCGCAGATCACCGGGCGTTTTACCACCGACGAGGCGACGCGGCTGGCGATCATGCTGAACGCCGGCGCTCTGCCCGTAGAGGTTGATGTGGCCGAGAACCGTTCGGTGGGTCCCAGCCTTGGAGCGGACTCCGTGCGTCAGGGGCTCCATGCCGGTCTGATCGGAGGCGGGCTGGTGTTCGTCTTTATGCTGATTTACTACCGGTTCAAGGGACTGGCGGCGGACGTGGCTCTTGCCGTCACGCTCCTGCTGGTGTTCACGGGACTGATCGCCTTCCACTCGACGCTGACCCTGCCGGGTATTGCGGGCATCATTCTGACCATCGGCATGGCCGTTGACGGAAACGTTCTCATCTATGAGCGCATACAGGAAGAACTGCGGTCGGGAAAAACGCCTCTTGCGGCCCTGGATTCCGGATTCCGCAAGGCGCTTGTGACGATACTCGACTCCAACATTACGACGCTGATCGCCGCCCTCGTTCTCTTTTATTTTGGAACGGGCTCCGTGCGCGGATTTGGAGTGACTCTTTCCATCGGACTGGTGGCCAGCGTTTTTTCCAACGTTGTGGTGACTCGGGCGTTCCTGCAGCTCTTCGTCAGTACGAAGAAACATGCCCTGAAGCAGAATTAG
- a CDS encoding RidA family protein — protein MKKTVSTKNAPEAIGPYSQAIQAGDFLFGSGQIPLDPKTGQLLTGPVEEQAKQALDNVKNIVEAAGFTMQQIVKTTVFVTDMNNFAPINGVYAQYFGENPPARSFVAVKDLPKGAQVEIEVVAWKG, from the coding sequence GTGAAAAAGACAGTGAGCACAAAAAACGCGCCCGAGGCCATCGGACCTTACAGTCAGGCCATCCAGGCCGGGGATTTTCTTTTCGGTTCGGGACAGATTCCTCTGGATCCCAAAACGGGGCAGCTGCTGACGGGGCCTGTGGAGGAACAGGCGAAACAGGCTCTGGACAACGTCAAAAACATCGTCGAGGCTGCGGGTTTCACGATGCAGCAGATCGTCAAGACCACGGTTTTTGTAACGGATATGAACAATTTTGCGCCGATCAACGGCGTCTATGCGCAATATTTCGGAGAAAATCCTCCGGCGCGCTCCTTTGTGGCCGTCAAAGACCTTCCGAAGGGCGCGCAGGTCGAAATCGAAGTCGTGGCCTGGAAGGGATAA
- the yajC gene encoding preprotein translocase subunit YajC: MGMLFPLAIFILIFYFFIIRPQRKRQKQHDTLIGGISRGDQVITIGGFFGTVREVRDDTFLVEIADGVKVRVLKSAVQTKRVAQAPAPAPAVEEKKD; the protein is encoded by the coding sequence ATGGGAATGCTTTTCCCGCTTGCGATATTTATTCTTATTTTCTACTTCTTTATCATTCGGCCTCAGCGAAAACGTCAGAAGCAGCATGATACGCTGATTGGCGGGATCAGCAGGGGCGACCAGGTGATTACGATAGGGGGCTTTTTCGGGACGGTGCGGGAAGTTCGAGACGACACCTTCCTTGTGGAAATTGCGGACGGGGTGAAGGTTCGCGTTCTGAAGTCCGCCGTGCAGACAAAACGCGTGGCTCAGGCGCCGGCGCCGGCTCCGGCTGTCGAAGAGAAAAAAGACTGA
- the secF gene encoding protein translocase subunit SecF, giving the protein MKFKAQFDFMKMRRPALFFSLALVVCSLLLVTFRGLNLGIDFTGGNVVQVEFSSRPDVGEVREVVSSVVAREAMIQNFGDSGIIIRTNEDTEKSREQVVDVLKGHYPDMKVIGFEKVGPVVGRELRNQALLGVTAALVAILIYITVRFQFRFAVVSVLPLMHDVIVALGFFSLTRMEIASSFIAALLTIVGYSLNNTIIILDRVRENWKDLGKAGILDLMNLSINQTLSRTVNTTLTTLFPVLTLCIWGGPVLAAFSYAMLVGIIAGTYSSIFVATGMLAEWWLWKPDRTIPLSSRAKAQEKNAAKA; this is encoded by the coding sequence ATGAAATTCAAGGCTCAGTTCGATTTTATGAAAATGCGCAGGCCCGCTCTTTTCTTCAGCCTGGCGCTCGTTGTGTGCAGCCTCCTGCTGGTGACGTTTCGCGGGCTGAACCTCGGAATCGACTTCACGGGGGGCAACGTGGTGCAGGTGGAATTCTCCAGCCGTCCGGACGTGGGAGAGGTGCGGGAAGTGGTTTCCTCGGTGGTGGCCAGAGAGGCCATGATCCAGAATTTCGGGGACAGCGGCATCATCATTCGAACCAACGAAGACACGGAAAAGAGCCGGGAACAGGTGGTGGACGTTCTGAAGGGCCATTACCCGGACATGAAGGTGATCGGCTTCGAGAAGGTCGGACCCGTCGTGGGCAGGGAGCTGCGCAATCAGGCGCTTCTTGGAGTCACCGCGGCGCTTGTCGCCATCCTCATTTACATCACGGTGCGTTTCCAGTTCCGCTTTGCCGTGGTCAGCGTTCTTCCGCTGATGCATGACGTCATTGTGGCGTTGGGCTTTTTCAGCCTGACCCGCATGGAAATCGCCTCCTCTTTCATAGCGGCGCTCCTGACCATCGTGGGTTATTCTCTGAACAACACCATCATTATACTGGACCGTGTTCGTGAAAACTGGAAAGATTTGGGGAAGGCAGGCATTCTCGACCTGATGAACCTCTCGATCAATCAGACCCTTTCCCGTACGGTCAACACGACTCTGACGACTCTTTTCCCCGTCCTGACCCTGTGCATCTGGGGCGGGCCGGTTCTGGCGGCGTTCAGTTACGCCATGCTTGTGGGAATCATCGCCGGTACGTACAGCTCCATCTTTGTGGCCACGGGAATGCTGGCGGAGTGGTGGCTGTGGAAGCCGGACAGAACCATTCCACTGAGCTCCAGGGCAAAAGCGCAGGAAAAAAACGCGGCAAAAGCATAG
- the eno gene encoding phosphopyruvate hydratase, with amino-acid sequence MGTIIGIHGREIMDSRGNPTVEVDVFLEDGSFGRAAVPSGASTGIHEALELRDKGEKRYGGKGVLKAVENVNEKISPELIGMDSDNQAEIDRTMVDLDGTPGKSTLGANAILGVSMAVARAAADSHELPLWAYLGGLGSFVLPTPMMNVINGGAHADNTVDIQEFMIVPHNAPSFAEALRMGAETYHALKNCIKARKYSTGVGDEGGFAPDLKTNREALDLLMEAVTKAGYKPGADISFALDVASSEFFRDGKYVFEGEGKTFTADELIAYYEGLCKDYPILSIEDGMAEEDWKGWAALTKKLGGKVQLVGDDLFVTNPEILGRGIKEGVGNAVLVKLNQIGTVSETVEVVQMATLAGYASIISHRSGETDDTFISDLSVAMKTGQIKTGSVARTDRVAKYNQLLRIEEELGGTARYAGLKRFSRA; translated from the coding sequence ATGGGTACGATTATAGGAATTCACGGCAGAGAGATTATGGACTCGAGGGGCAACCCCACGGTGGAGGTGGATGTTTTTCTGGAGGATGGTTCGTTTGGTCGGGCCGCCGTCCCCTCCGGAGCTTCCACGGGGATACACGAGGCCCTGGAGCTTCGCGATAAGGGCGAAAAGCGCTACGGCGGCAAGGGTGTCCTGAAGGCCGTGGAAAACGTCAACGAAAAAATCTCACCGGAGCTGATCGGGATGGACTCCGACAACCAGGCGGAGATCGACAGAACGATGGTGGACCTGGATGGAACGCCGGGCAAGTCCACGCTGGGGGCGAACGCGATTCTGGGCGTTTCCATGGCGGTGGCCCGCGCCGCCGCGGACAGTCACGAGCTGCCGCTCTGGGCCTATCTGGGAGGACTGGGGTCCTTCGTTCTGCCCACTCCCATGATGAACGTCATCAATGGAGGAGCCCACGCCGACAACACGGTGGATATTCAGGAGTTCATGATCGTTCCCCACAACGCTCCCAGCTTTGCGGAGGCCCTGCGCATGGGGGCCGAGACCTATCACGCTCTGAAAAACTGCATCAAAGCCCGTAAATACTCCACCGGCGTCGGCGACGAAGGCGGGTTTGCCCCCGACCTGAAAACCAACCGGGAGGCGCTGGATCTTCTGATGGAAGCCGTAACGAAGGCGGGTTACAAGCCGGGCGCGGACATCAGCTTTGCCTTGGACGTGGCCTCGTCGGAGTTCTTCAGGGACGGAAAGTACGTATTCGAAGGGGAGGGGAAAACCTTCACCGCCGACGAACTGATCGCCTATTACGAAGGGCTTTGCAAGGATTACCCCATTCTCTCCATCGAGGACGGCATGGCCGAGGAGGACTGGAAGGGTTGGGCCGCTCTGACGAAAAAGCTGGGCGGAAAGGTACAGCTCGTGGGGGACGATCTTTTTGTCACGAACCCGGAAATTCTGGGCCGGGGCATCAAAGAGGGCGTGGGCAACGCCGTCCTGGTGAAGCTGAACCAGATCGGGACGGTCTCCGAAACGGTGGAGGTGGTTCAGATGGCGACTCTGGCCGGTTACGCCTCGATCATCTCCCATCGGTCCGGAGAGACGGACGACACCTTCATCAGCGATCTCTCCGTGGCGATGAAAACGGGGCAGATCAAGACCGGTTCCGTTGCCCGCACCGACCGCGTCGCCAAGTACAATCAGCTTCTCCGCATCGAGGAAGAACTGGGCGGAACCGCGCGTTATGCCGGATTGAAGCGTTTTTCGAGAGCTTAA
- a CDS encoding nitroreductase family protein: MNEVLRTILERRSIRKYTPEEVSRADIEAILQAGLYAPSGAGAETWHFTVITDKKVIEDFDARTRAAMAESGIERIETMGKAPHYRVFFGAPVVILICGEKIPRKPGRHLTSLADCSAAIENMHLAAVSLGLGACWIGLVRYLFEREPAFMAPEGYEPLFALTLGHPDETPASRAPRREGTVRWLDAGI; the protein is encoded by the coding sequence ATGAACGAGGTTCTCCGTACCATTCTGGAGCGGCGCAGCATTCGGAAGTACACCCCGGAGGAAGTTTCCCGGGCGGACATCGAAGCCATTCTTCAGGCGGGGCTTTACGCGCCCTCGGGGGCGGGCGCCGAGACCTGGCATTTCACCGTCATTACGGACAAAAAGGTCATTGAAGATTTCGACGCCCGAACGCGGGCCGCCATGGCGGAGTCGGGAATCGAACGGATCGAAACTATGGGAAAGGCCCCGCATTACCGCGTTTTTTTCGGCGCTCCGGTGGTCATTCTGATCTGCGGTGAAAAAATACCCCGCAAGCCGGGGCGGCATCTGACGTCTCTTGCGGACTGCAGCGCGGCCATTGAGAACATGCATCTCGCCGCCGTTTCTCTGGGGCTTGGGGCCTGTTGGATCGGACTGGTCCGCTACCTCTTCGAAAGGGAGCCCGCGTTTATGGCTCCGGAGGGCTACGAGCCGCTTTTCGCCCTCACGCTGGGGCATCCGGACGAAACGCCCGCCTCGCGCGCTCCACGGCGCGAAGGCACGGTGCGCTGGCTGGACGCCGGAATATAG